The Aedes aegypti strain LVP_AGWG chromosome 1, AaegL5.0 Primary Assembly, whole genome shotgun sequence sequence ATGTAGCTCAACACTTTAGTCAGCTGAGCGGGAACGTGAGCTCCCTGCGGATGATAGCCAAGGGCATCGGCCACGTAGCTGATCTCGACGTTTTCGCCTTCCGGAGTCCTGTAGCGGTAGAATCCGTTGACATTGTTGGCATTGCCTTCGGCGCGGGCCGCAGTTCCGTCATCGTGTTCATAGTTGTGCTTGAACGTGCCATCGGGCCCGATGTCCAACTCCTGGTTCTTCACCATCACATCCGGACGAGCCGAAGCAACGGCCAGCAGCACTGCGAAAGCGAtctacgagaaaaaaaaacatgtgaacTGTTACATCTCTTGAACAAGTCTCAATCCAAACCTCCGCCGAAACTTACCaagaatttcattttgaaataagATTTTAGTGCGTTTGAGCGGACGAATCTGGGAACTAATCGGCACCGACGACGAAATGAACTGATCGAGACAGATCGTCGACAGCCTTATATAGTGCATTCTAGTTCGGGACTTCTTCTTTGCCCAAACCTCAGAACatctgttaatttttatgccacGGTAGAACAAGTTCTAAGCAGATCAATGTTCTCACTAAACGCAGTGGCAGCAAGCAGCAGGTGCGGTGTTTGGTGCAGGTGAGGAGCTTGTTAAACATCGAAAGGAAAAGTTCAGCccaatttgcataaatttcgCGATGACAATATTTTATTGGCTTGCGCGATCGATAGGAGACAGAATCAAGGACCGCCGCCACCGCGTCTTCTTTCACTGGGACTggtgagagaaaaaaaaatccgaaagacGTTCATCTAACAGGGTTGCAGGAGTTTTCCTACATCACTACGATGCGGAATTTTATGTTGAGAGATATATGGTTCATGGTTATGGGAAATTGCTTGTAAGATCTTCGACAACCCGTTCAGAAGAAAATAGCAAATCTATAACAATCACTTACCAGAATAAGTTATAATATCTAGATTAATAGATAACTACGAACTAAATAACTATGAAGACTTGATGCAGATGCTTTTTTGTGATTACCTGGCTGAGCTTTGGAACCTTCTATTTCCAACTTTTTGTAATGCACTCAGTAGTAACATAGCTCAGTATGTAATTTGGCATATGTTATTCTTAGAAATGTATAACTAGATCGGGGGTTCGTAAATTGAATTCGTTCGTGAATTCAACCAGTTCGTAGAATGAGGGAGCTTAGTTCGTTAAACGAGGTTTGCCTTGAGTTCGCTTGCATACTTATAAGTTTGCTTG is a genomic window containing:
- the LOC5577643 gene encoding larval cuticle protein LCP-17, with the translated sequence MKFLIAFAVLLAVASARPDVMVKNQELDIGPDGTFKHNYEHDDGTAARAEGNANNVNGFYRYRTPEGENVEISYVADALGYHPQGAHVPAQLTKVLSYIRSNYKL